From the Bombus affinis isolate iyBomAffi1 chromosome 4, iyBomAffi1.2, whole genome shotgun sequence genome, the window AATAAAAAGGGTTCCTTTAATTTCATTGCAGAAGGTAACAGTAAGATACAAGAAGAAAATTTTCCTCAAATCTTTTGTGCTAGACCAGGATCTAGACTTTGGGAAGTGTCTGCAAATGGAATAGTAATGAAAACTCATCAGTTTAAAGAAGCACTTGCTATTCCACCTACAATAATATGCAGGCCAAGCATTAGAAAATCTGTTTATCAAAAGCAAACAGAACAAACTTGGCTGCCACAATCTATTAATTTCTCCTATCTGTCTGTTATTGGAGAGAagtatttattttcatatacTTCTACTGGCCTATACATTATTGATCCTCTGACTGCAACTGTGGTACTGTGGactaatgaattttcaaatatatctTTAGCAGAAACTATcgagaataaaatatatttgatgaCCTCTGATGGGGAATTTCATTGTTTAGTTTTATATTTCTTAGATTCCTTAATATTACgattgtataataaaaagaaatattatgaATGTTTAGAGATATGCCTTATGTATAAActacaattaaaaaaattagtaaATGATACTGAGATTAATAATGTTTGTGATATAGAGAATAGGTTGCAAATATTTAGAGATGATGAATTGTCAACATTATTACATCCTTTAATACTTTTGTTggaatctaatataaaaataattccaaAAAAATTAGATTCGGGTATTGTAGTCGTTAATTGCGGAAATTCAGACCTGAAAGATGAGGAAAATTTGGGGCTTCATTCTATATCCTATTGTTCTTTGCAAAATAATGAAAGGCTTTTTGAAACCGAATTAaacatagaaaaagaaaaaacatcaaccaatttattgaataattccgataataaaacgaaaaagGATGAAGACACGAATTGCAATACAGCTAAGGAAATAGAAGAAGGTCATGATGAAACCAAAGAAAAATTGATTTTGAACAAAAATGTAACACAAAGAATACAAGCAGATCTGGAAATTATATATACGGTAGTTGGTAATATTAAGCCTTCAATGGACGAAGAAGActtagaaaaaataattttagataTAGATTGGAGAATGAATGTTATCAAAGATTCATATGAAAATGTAGATGAACTAAAGAACTTTATATATGAAGTATTAAGAAGCGTAGAACTATGTTATTTCAATGCTTTATTAGAAAATGTTTCAATACAACTAATACAATCTACagataatgaaaatattataaaacaaataataaaagctTTTGTTAATGTAAATGCACAAAGCTGCAGAAGATGTACCTGTGGTAGTGTGTATCCAACAAATGAACTAATAGAACCAAAGTTCCTGGGGATTGGTAAATCCCTTCTTAAGAAAATGCTAGATGAATATAAGGAGGAGTGTATAAATTTATGTAACAAAGTACCTTATATGTGGCGAGATTACTTGCCACTTTACATAGAACAGCATGGTATAATGACGAATGATCTAATACGCCATTGTCTTCAAACTAgagataatattatattttccatttttttacCTTTATTGGACGGGAAACATTGGAACTATATAGCGACATACgcgaaagaaattcaagaggGACAGTGTCTGTTCTGTAGAAAGCCTATAAAAAGAGGAAATCACGAAGAATGGATAAACTGGACTGCTGTGATATATGAAATCATGAAGAAACAGGGACCTGATATTGCCATgacattattaataaaattagagAAAGCTATTCCAAATGTTCCTATTGATAGAAAGTGAGTATTATCTTTCTAAACACTTAAGCATAAAAtcaggaaaaaataattaagTATTTTCATTTTTTGCAGTATATTTCAGTCATTGGTATTTACAAAACTTTTATATCAACATGGGATGAAGTATGCCATTAATCTTAATAAAACTAATTTGGAGTCATCTGAATACAATACAATATGTTCTACAAaggtaattattattttttaattgactTGTGAGTCatcagaaaatatttattaaagagagaaagaacTCAGTTTGTATCTATATCTTTTATGTTTCAGCTAAaccataatttatatataaacacTTTATGTGTTTTACAGATTCGAGATCAAGTGGCAGAAGTTCTTGAAAAAGACTTAAGTAAAccgattaataaaaatattttcgagaATGGGCCGCATCATTGGGGAATGCATTATCAGAATAAATTATCTGCATGTTCTTGCTGCACACTGTCCCTTCAAACACCAGTTCTATTAGGTAATAATGGAATCGCAATATTTGATTGCGGCCACGCTTACCATGTAAATTGTATGATAGAAAAAAAACTCACTGCCTGTAATCTTCATTCTTAATTGTACATGCACAACaagtatatacaaataaatCTCGTAAAAGAAGATACAAATATTAACATGTAAATAAAGTCTCATTCAGGTAGTTTACAGAATAAAAAACTGCATACTATATCTAGtctttaaaaaatttgtttggGCGTACTTATATAAGcgtatttacaaatttattgtCGAAATACAAATTGTTATCACAGATAAATCTCACGGTTTAACaatgaaattgaatttaaaagatAGATTTTTTTAGTTCCTTATAATATAAGgaaatgtaataattttatcaaatacAATTTTGTTTGTATAAGCaagtaataaaaattacaatagaAACTAGTATTTGTATAAAAGGAGTACATGAATAAAAATTGAGCATTGAAAATTCTTATGTAATAAGTAAAGTACATTCCTTAAATTAGTTATTAAAAGACTTGaaattgttaaaatatttataaaaattaagaattacactgttataatttcaaaaatttagttttattctagaaaataacgtactattttatatttgtatatgtaTCGTAATTTTTTGTACCTTTTACGATCGACTGTATACACAATATAATTAAGGAATTCCAATTTCAATTTGACACTTACCTTCTcttttatttgatatatttattatttaattccaAAATATTTATGCAGTATGAGGCATattcaaattatatatattctaaaattttataaaaacttGCTGTATTCTTATATTAGTCTTAAGTATCTTTAAAAGGTGAAGAAAGCAGAGGGTGCATTGTGAATTTATTTTGAAACAATGAGTCGTGAGATTTTCACTGTACATAACCTCGACCCTTAAAAAGTTGTCAGGAATATATTTTTCCTTCATTAACACATTATCCCTTAAATTAGAAAATTCTAAACTGCAAGAAACAAGATTCATTATAATGAAGAAATTGGTCTAACCACATAAGTATGTCTTAaggattaaaataataataatatgacaACAAAAATAACTATTTTTTCCGTAACTTTTGCACAAGTTTGTTGAAAGtaaatatattcaaataaaacaaaagagaaaatatatgaaggataaaaatattcagaattattaaaaatgccTCAATCTGCATAAAACAGGATTTAAAATTCCTTACTCTACGGTAACGAGCcaaaatattgttaaatatttcgAATTACATTGACATATGGTAATTTGTTTGTAACAAATGTAATGcatatttttctttcctctttttacgCTCAATGAATTTGATCACGCAAAAAATGCAATTTTGTCTTCAAAGCATATTCTATCGATCAATACGTTACGATATTAGAATATTGATTTTTCTACGATCATAATCGACTAGGAAGATATATGACTTTTCTTGACACGCAATACTTAAATCTATCATTATATTACAACTTCGATAGTGATTTATAATTCTTAGTGTGTGCAAAATATAATGTAATGAATCTAATGcaaaaatcataaatattttgtttttcttgATATTTgtatacgatataaaatatgaattatatttattttatttatcatgaTAAGAATTGATTTcgtgtaaaattatttatatgtaaataacttctacgcgcgcgcacacacaatGTTATCGATTTACATATAACAATACACTACTACACGTTGCGTAAAATTTCGcaaagtatgtatgtatgtatataactCTCTTACGTTTtctttttgtaatataaataactCAATAATTGCCATAACTGCATTCTATGCAATTAATTCTAATTGacgaataattattactttttttAAAAACATCTTATACGAAGGATTCGATTTTGAAAGCGCATAAGGGAACGATATTAAATTTTTTCGTCAACTATTTTTACAAACTTCGAattgaaaaatcgaaaaatttgCTTAATTTGGTAAAGGCACAAGTGACTAGAATTTGTAAAATTCGTATCTGAATAATACAAAAATGACAAATTTACCGATATGTAACGATGTACACAAAAATTTCGATCTTATTAAATTGTACAATGtttctttatataaattatgACCATCATCAACGTAAAACGATGCTCAAATTTCAATTTGTTACCTGTTatcgttctttttattttgaattcttgaatatcaattttatatcgatgaaatttgAACATCCGCAAAATTGATAATTTCGAGGACTCTAGTAGAAACCAgcatgttaattaattaattaactaagAACAACAAACAAATATGTAAAATCACAAATTTTCTTGTTtaaattttaagaaaatttcCTTCATCTTGAATCGTTAACATGTTAGTGACTTGAATTCTCGAATTTAGCTTCGATTCTTGTAGAACTAATTATTCCTGCTTACACAATTAAAGCAATTAACTACTTGATACGCTCTCAGAAAAACCAGGGTAACATATAAACGTTTGAACAAAATTTTAGCTCGTATATCGACTggaaatatacgtatatatgtatatataaatgtaaactattgataaacgtaCAAAACAAACGTGATCCATGGGAGGTATCGATTTTTAGAGCTGTATTCTGTGATATTATACACTTACCCATTAACTCCATACACATTTCTCCAGGCAATCTCTATTTTCGACTTAGTAAAATATTAACAGGTTTAAATGGTACGTTATAcaacaatatatatacatatatatacacacatatatatatatatatatacatgtatgcgTAAAGAAGAAATCGTAACGAGCAATTGTTGTGCAAAGGGCGCCATGCATGGCATACTCGGAAGGTAGACCCTTTTAAACTCCTACGTTCACTAAAAATCCGCatcattatatactgttactgttatatcattatatactgttaccgaatttgaataaattataattaataaaccGCTTATTCCTATCAtttattttttgttatcttTTTCTATTATCTTTCAGGAACAAATGCTTTAAAACTCTATAATATTAACACAGAATGTTTTTGTTCATTTTTAAGATTTTAATTTTGTACtaataagaaaattattagAATACTAAACATTTGACTTTGTAAAATTTTACAATATTCTGTGCATATTTTAACGTTTCTTAAACGTTTCTTAAAAGATCACAGAAGAAAATtcgtagtatatatatatatatatctaatgCCTGTATTGTTTGTATTTTTCTAAgtattttaaaacatttataaatcttgataatacaacaaaaatttcaTTGATATTATAGAAAGATCTAGTATTGATTTATTGACTTCTTTAAGATTCCATTGTATTGAAAAGAGTTGAAacttttgatatattttaaatatgtattatatatatacatatatttttcttttaacatcAATTTATCTCTTTGAGAGTTTTTTAATTTCTCTTGACAATTGATCATAAATTCACAATTATATGTTTGTCTATTAAATTAACATTAATCCTTTTCATGTTTCAGATTTATAATTCtgaatgatttaaaaaaaactATACTAATATCatgaattgtaaaatattgagAATTCTATGCATTTCATTGCATGGTTCTAAATATGCCATTATAATACTTACTTACATAAGTTGTCATTAGATTTATAGTGTTCTCACAACATTACAAAAGATTTTCGTCGGTTTCGTTAAGACCACTAAATATTAACAATCATTTATGTAGATTCACAGAAATGTGATTCTTTTagcttttataaaattttcttgATAATAATCGCATTATTTGATATCGTCACGTAGAACTGTAATAGTTCTGTATAATAATACTATTCAGTACAAAGCGCTTTGCGTTTCAAAAAATTGAAACTATCCTTTTTCACGTGTTATCGTATGATTGTTTATATAAGTCCTATAATTCACAGCGTCACTTGACCGAAACCTCTATTAACAAAATATGATCTCTATAAATAGAATGTCGTTAAAtataaatcattaaaaaataaagctacagaTAAAAATATCTCACAGCTCTTTGTACTCTTGATAAGAAACAAATACAGAACTATTCATTTAAAACGCAACTACCACTAAGCTATGAAATAGTTTCAGCATTAATTACCATAAGTTAGacgataaaattgaaaaaaagaaaagaaaaaaattaaatataagatTAACTAATCGTCAGTATACTTTAATTTTCTATAAACAATCGTTAACTTTCTTTGAAACAATATCTCTTTcacattaaaaagaaaataagacaaAATTAGAAAATGGCAAATACCTTACAGACACCAATATTTTGTCACCTTAAAATTGCGCTTTAAATGGACAATTCTTATTATTAGTACACAAAAAACTACTTGTCGCATATTTGTAATGTAAGAATGCAATGCagactttttcctttttcaatttcaaatgacaggaaaaataatattataattactcCGATTATTTAGACGCCTCAATGAAATCATTGGAACCTGCGCTGAACTGaagataaaaatttctttttaatcctGATAAGTTAAAGTAATGTGTCCTTAATTATTCTTTCGAAAAATCACCGTTTAAACATAACATAGGAATCGAAGACGAAATGACTGAGCTATAGTAAAATATCTTTCTGGTTGGTGAATCGCAGTAAAAAAATCTATACATAAAGAAAGCCGCACACAGTGCTAACAAATCCAGGAGATGCAGGCTTTTGTTGCAGTGTGTGTACAGCTCGATGATTCTCATAAGAACtacaatttatacattttactttctaagAACTATACTTATAGTCGAATTGTCTATACTGTTTGTAAATAATGTAGTCATTGTATTCGGATTTTTAGACTGACTGTTgcaaaaatattgaatttttagTTATAAAGATAAGTAGGAGTGAAAAAAGCATTTTACATTAATCCTTTGCAATTCTTTACTTTAATAGTAATTACTATTTATTCTTCAATTATGTTGAGCAATATACTTGTTTCATTTTACCAAATTATCCtacgaaaataaattatatttccagtatcaaataatgaaatatgttgTGTAAATCACTTTTACAAGAATTAAATTAATGATAAAAACAAttctattttaatttcataGAAAATGTGTTTGACAAATTATAATTCATAGTTATAACAATAATGAAAactgatataaaataaattaacttAAATTGGAAACATTGAATCACAAAGGATCAAAGCATGAATAAACTCAAACAATTGGACTATGAGTTGGTTGTGCTCCATCCAGCAGTGTCTCTTATTTCTAGCTGTATGATCGAGTTAACTATTATATGGTTACTTCAAAATGGCACATCGAAACATAATCATTCACGAGACacgtatgtgtatatgtatgtgaTCATGCAAACTGGTCTCGTATATTACAACATAAAAATTTATTGggattttccttcttttttgttGCTGAGAATTTAACTATCTGGTATTGTGCTCTGTGAGAGTCCATCATCCGTTTCCTGGTACTTGTTAAAAGGTACCAAATGCTCAGCCCTTTGCGGTCTTCTTCCCTTTTCATTCTCTCTAAAACATGACGCTTCTGGTTAAAAATTTATACCAAGTGAAATGAACTAAAGTTATACAGCTAAGCTTTCACAAGcatatagaaataataataatatatcgcTAATCGTTGCGCAACAAAatcatttcataaatattaaaaatgtaataaatttttataatataagaaattatataatgtgtgcgtatatatataatacgtatatatatataattcatttCATTTTATCTTATATAGTAATTTGTTATACATGAAAGAAGACCGTCGAGGGTTTTGCTAAAATAACGAATGATTATGCGATAcatgataaaaattaatatatacatacaacgTTGTCTCACAGAGCTATCATTAAGTGTATCATCATTCATAATGATCCCTGATAAAAAATCCATTCGAAAGGTGAACCACCCTCGCTGTCTTTGCTTACTTTTGATACTTTTTCCTCTCTTAGAGAGGACGAATGTATAGTGTTCAATTTAGTTGTAATTTCTTTCGAGCTATTCTCAACTCTTTCATGCGTAATTCAGTGCTTGTAGTATATGACTTTTACAACTTCGTAGTTTTGTTTACATCTAACTGTAACGATCGGATAACATATTacttaaaaaataatacatataaCGTGTgactaaaaaataaattataagatGATATATTCTCGTTTCAGATCGGAAAAGATGCATAAAAATGAAGATTAAATATACAAGGAGGAGGGACGTTAAGTCTTAAGAACATCATGCTTGAGCATAGAAAAATACAGTAATACCGATCCTTCTAAAACATGAAAGAGTTTCTGCTACTGCACACGAATACTAACTTTTCTAATTTCTATTCCTCGTACAATCAAAAATTGAAATAACCATAATATATTACTGGatttaaaatacatattttcaaAATGTGTAACATTTGACGAACGCAATATCAtattaatgatatttttatgtACATTAAATTCTACATTCAAGTGCATAAGAGGTGAATATAATTCTTCATAGAACTCTTAATTACATAAATCTTGATTATACGAGGATTAATCTGTACGCTGTAAGGGCGTACACAGGAGAGAAATTCTTTTCTTCAAATAATACACAGGACCTTTTTGACAATTCAAACAAAGTCGTTCCGTGAACGTGTTACGCTTTCACAAtatactatgtatcgttataaaTAGTTTTCTATGCCGTTTCAACTAAACAGTGAAAAATAAGATGGCACTAttacataaaattaattaaccAAAATTACCCAAGTCGATGATCTTGGAATATCTatacttatttataattaataaacaaaattatgATCATATCAGGATAGtaatctttattatttttagGTGAACAGATTTGGGTAGTTTTGATAAATTAGTTTTCAAACACTCAACTATCAGAGAGTATATATAACTCTGACATTGATCTTTCCAATTTCATGGATGAGACTAGTATATGTCATAGAACATAATGGGGAACATAATCATTGTTTTACATGTAAAATATCGTGTTCCACCCCTGTTATCATACACTTTCGATCCCTAATCGATCGTTGTTACGAACATTAAAAATTGTacagaaataaattaattaaaggtGAGATCGAAAGTGTTTAAATCGGATGCCGTGTATGCGTCTTTCGATTGGTTCCACCTTTCGATTAATAAATGGAATAATGCAATAGCACAAAAACAAAAATAACATATTTATCAGGAAGATTGTGTGTGCTGATGAATAAAGTAAAGACATGTTTATCACGTATATTTTTTTTGAaagcgtatatatatattatagttaaGATACAATCTTGCATCGTCGTGGAGATAGAAGACCGATGACGAGAGTCCAGAGTGTGATCTTCATTCTTCCCCGAGGCAACCACAAACACAGCACCGTTCGCCAATAGGTACAGCGCAAGCCTCTTCTTCAGCTTCTCTGTAAACCGCAACTGAACACAACTCTTCGTGAAACATAACTTTCGTTGTGCTTTCGTCACCTTTTCCTTTTGTTAATTTGTTGTTGCTATTATcactattctttttttttattcgtgAATAACACatactctccctctctttctcgctctttCACTCTCACTACTTTTTTCTGAAAACTAAACAAATACTCTCTGCTTAAATGTTACAtagatatacatgtatatatgcatTTGTGGTGTATGCGTTTTCGTTAGCTTCATTATCATTTTTTCTTGTTGCTTTTTTATAATTAGTGTAATAATATTTAGTAATATGATAGTGTATGctacgtaaaaagaaaaaagaaaagaaaaaaaacaacaCCATCGATGACTCAAAAAGAAACTGTATGTCAAATTCTACGATCAACCACCCATGCAACGTGTTGCGAAGAATCCCCTATGACAAAACCACCCGTAGTAATTTGGCTAAAATGCTCGCGATTCGGAACTCTGCCGAAAGTTTACACAAAGACTTGCAAATCATGTTATCAAAACATAATAATTCGCCACTTTCTCGACCGAGATTCTCTATTTTTAGATGCTTCGTCACATACCGATAAATGTATCTAAGCACACCTAAAAatagatatttataatttaatacaatCATAACATAGTCATTCAGTTGCAACTGATAAAAATTCTAGAGGTCATAGTTTCTTAAACGTGCAATAAACAGACACGTGTAGCATGTTACTAGGAAATACAAAATTCATGTTCTTAATTCCCTATAATTAgaattttatgtttataaaaaagGGAATTGTGATTGATCACAATCTTATACTTTAATATGAAACTTAAGAATTAATAACATTCTACTTATAAGATACAATAGTACGACAATAAGtgaataaacaaaattttttaaatatagattTCCAAGTTGTAAGTTAGAATATGAATGTATCAATACGCGTGTACCCGGATATTTAAACATACGTGAATTAGATACTCCTAATATATAGATAAACATGTACTAAAAATTATGTGGTAAAACATACAGATACGTTTCATACACGTGTACACATAGATATTAAATACACATAAACTACAGACCTCTAGTACAGAGCTATTTGTCATGTAAAACAAATAACTGGAAGATGGTTATCTATACTTCTAATACAAAGACTAAATCTGTTGTATCGAAAGGTGCTCTGAATTACCGATCATATATAAGTGGAATCATGATAGATTTatcaaaaaatttaattaattgcaaGGTCACTGTGTATCTTTCATTTCGAAACCAATGATTTCCCTGTTCAGCCGAGAAAGTGTTTAAATACTATTGATATTCAGACAAAATACAGAAGATAAACATGTGCTCTCAGGAGATAAACATGTATGAGTGTCCTCTTGAATCCGTTTCTCAATGACGCTTGCAAGAAAATGACCGGTAAGATCCTGCAAACACTGCATGCTAAGACGTGACCTCTTCCTCGTTTTCTGGCCCTTCCGTATTTTTATTCTCACTGTTTTCTCTGTTATTTCTGATTTTTTTGTAAACGAGAATTCTTCTTTATTCTCTCCGACACTTAATCGCCTTTAATGCCTTGAACGATGTGAAGAGTCTCCACGTTCGTCGCGACGATCTCTTTCTCGTTCTCGCTCCCGTTCACGCTCCGGTTCTCGTTCTCTCTCCGATGGTCTTCGGCTCGACTCTCGTTCTCGATCTCTGTCTCGTTCACGCTCTCTGTAGCGATCGTCATAATACCTACACAAGTACACGTCAGCCAATTATCTTACTTTAGCGGTGTACACTATTAAtttgctttttttctttttttaattcttttcaaTTCCTTCTTaagatatatttacattaaCTCAAGGACTCTTTGATACGCTATGTATCTTTCTTTAATGTACCCTACCTTTTTCGTTCATGataactttttatttttttttttttttattcgtttcCTTGCTCTCTattaatattttgatttttgcgATCAAGTAGTTACTTATTGCAAAGGCttaagagaaaggaaaaaaattacCAAGCATTTAGAAGAGACAATTTACTGCATAAAAAAGTCTCTGATAACTTCAGGAACTAAACACATTATTCTAACAAGAAGTTTTAATAACAAAGAAAAACTaatatttatctaaattttCCAACAATTTGCAATAAACGATTTTGTAATCAGAAAGCAAAAGATTCACTGAATTCGTGCGATATTCTAATAGAATTATAACTTTTAATACCTTTTCTCATCATTATATGCATGTGAAGAAACAAAAGTGAGTTGAAACATTTTCTTTATACTTGTCTCTTATTTTTCTACTTcttatattttttgtattctCCCCCTTCTCTCTCCCActtatttacaaaatttttatttgaattcTAAAATATTCCTGTTTGTGAAATGATGGATAATGTAATCAATACGTGAATTCTGAATCAAATTCTTTAAGAATAACTCTAATCTGTTGTTTTGCATCTAACAAGATAATACTTTGTAATGAGATCTACATGCATTCactttaatgaaaaaaaaagtgTAAATTACCTAGACGCCTTGGAAGACGAGACGGGAGCCGTCTCTGGCGGTTCTTCTTTTACTCTTGGCCTGGCTGACTGACGTGTCGTACTAATGGAAAATATGCATACTTCGTTATGACTTATACTGTTACCAGGCTTAATACGTTGCTTTAGTTAAAATAAGCTATGTTAAGAAATATATTCAATTTTCCTTTTTCAGTCTACTAGCAACGATCACTTATTCGagcaaaatttataataaattgtgAACTTACTCTACGACTTAATGCTTATATAAAAGACAACCATTTTTTAGTATTTTTCTATTGAAATATAgattaaattagaaaatatgTCAATATGTTATTCGAAATAATACTAACTACAGTTACCAATTATATGTAAGTGCATGTGTACAATACTACATATATTCAAAGAAGTTTTGAGATTCATTGTTAAACCTGTAACCATATTTGAATATTCAAAATGAAACAAGAATAACTGACTTTAAAACATGAAAAAATAGAAGATAATTCCTTCTAGGATATAACTGTGTTGCAtagatttcatttctttttatggtTTCAGGATTATGACTACTTTACTGTAGTAAAGTATTTGTGgatctatacatatatcaacTTAATATTAGAATCAATATTACAGTATCTCTGTGGATAAGTGTAGATCTTGTGTTAATATATGCtaacataatatataaattgaaGAAGCATTTAACCATCttaatatataaatagtaattaTACATTGTAAGTATTTTTACATTATGTATATCAAGATATGTATATCATGATATGAATATGCTA encodes:
- the LOC126915192 gene encoding uncharacterized protein LOC126915192 isoform X1, translating into MQEFPYVLSEYEEINPLLYKPINSTQRIKYTCFNTSSSYIVLGSTSGSIYLFSRKPCSFIQLIPLSEGAVSRILISPDEKTIALTTNRGIVCLIALKSIPKLIAISTEHIHKQVNCLCWNDNSSEVYIGDGHGKVSVMALSIFTVNGMFQAPTCTLMNLDSSIVQLNFLSPLLLVSTLTRCYICDTIQEQYKQIGNKARHGEFGACFYKTCLTQNKSAPDSQKEGKVVNKKGSFNFIAEGNSKIQEENFPQIFCARPGSRLWEVSANGIVMKTHQFKEALAIPPTIICRPSIRKSVYQKQTEQTWLPQSINFSYLSVIGEKYLFSYTSTGLYIIDPLTATVVLWTNEFSNISLAETIENKIYLMTSDGEFHCLVLYFLDSLILRLYNKKKYYECLEICLMYKLQLKKLVNDTEINNVCDIENRLQIFRDDELSTLLHPLILLLESNIKIIPKKLDSGIVVVNCGNSDLKDEENLGLHSISYCSLQNNERLFETELNIEKEKTSTNLLNNSDNKTKKDEDTNCNTAKEIEEGHDETKEKLILNKNVTQRIQADLEIIYTVVGNIKPSMDEEDLEKIILDIDWRMNVIKDSYENVDELKNFIYEVLRSVELCYFNALLENVSIQLIQSTDNENIIKQIIKAFVNVNAQSCRRCTCGSVYPTNELIEPKFLGIGKSLLKKMLDEYKEECINLCNKVPYMWRDYLPLYIEQHGIMTNDLIRHCLQTRDNIIFSIFLPLLDGKHWNYIATYAKEIQEGQCLFCRKPIKRGNHEEWINWTAVIYEIMKKQGPDIAMTLLIKLEKAIPNVPIDRNIFIFCSIFQSLVFTKLLYQHGMKYAINLNKTNLESSEYNTICSTKIRDQVAEVLEKDLSKPINKNIFENGPHHWGMHYQNKLSACSCCTLSLQTPVLLGNNGIAIFDCGHAYHVNCMIEKKLTACNLHS
- the LOC126915192 gene encoding uncharacterized protein LOC126915192 isoform X2: MQEFPYVLSEYEEINPLLYKPINSTQRIKYTCFNTSSSYIVLGSTSGSIYLFSRKPCSFIQLIPLSEGAVSRILISPDEKTIALTTNRGIVCLIALKSIPKLIAISTEHIHKQVNCLCWNDNSSEVYIGDGHGKVSVMALSIFTVNGMFQAPTCTLMNLDSSIVQLNFLSPLLLVSTLTRCYICDTIQEQYKQIGNKARHGEFGACFYKTCLTQNKSAPDSQKEGKVVNKKGSFNFIAEGNSKIQEENFPQIFCARPGSRLWEVSANGIVMKTHQFKEALAIPPTIICRPSIRKSVYQKQTEQTWLPQSINFSYLSVIGEKYLFSYTSTGLYIIDPLTATVVLWTNEFSNISLAETIENKIYLMTSDGEFHCLVLYFLDSLILRLYNKKKYYECLEICLMYKLQLKKLVNDTEINNVCDIENRLQIFRDDELSTLLHPLILLLESNIKIIPKKLDSGIVVVNCGNSDLKDEENLGLHSISYCSLQNNERLFETELNIEKEKTSTNLLNNSDNKTKKDEDTNCNTAKEIEEGHDETKEKLILNKNVTQRIQADLEIIYTVVGNIKPSMDEEDLEKIILDIDWRMNVIKDSYENVDELKNFIYEVLRSVELCYFNALLENVSIQLIQSTDNENIIKQIIKAFVNVNAQSCRRCTCGSVYPTNELIEPKFLGIGKSLLKKMLDEYKEECINLCNKVPYMWRDYLPLYIEQHGIMTNDLIRHCLQTRDNIIFSIFLPLLDGKHWNYIATYAKEIQEGQCLFCRKPIKRGNHEEWINWTAVIYEIMKKQGPDIAMTLLIKLEKAIPNVPIDRNIFQSLVFTKLLYQHGMKYAINLNKTNLESSEYNTICSTKIRDQVAEVLEKDLSKPINKNIFENGPHHWGMHYQNKLSACSCCTLSLQTPVLLGNNGIAIFDCGHAYHVNCMIEKKLTACNLHS